Proteins encoded in a region of the Paenibacillus pedocola genome:
- a CDS encoding GDSL-type esterase/lipase family protein, which produces MSYQYTAIGDSLTTGFGALPGNGFVPVYRRMAEARLRTPIRLTNLGVNGLTTDGLEQRLKADYNFRLAVSDADLITISIGGNDLIKAAKAAGTRPGDLSPLLQKALRNCKRNISDIMGTLSQLKAGMPRPYIIRIVGLYNPYPQVDEATDWVRQFNRYTSGYSSRVCGFASIYSEFAGNERGLLFIDHIHPNGRGYRVIADKLDGLGYGRLGY; this is translated from the coding sequence ATGAGCTATCAGTACACCGCTATTGGTGATTCCCTGACGACGGGGTTCGGAGCGCTGCCCGGTAACGGATTTGTTCCGGTTTACCGCAGAATGGCGGAGGCGCGCCTGCGTACGCCCATCCGCTTAACCAATTTAGGCGTAAATGGGCTGACAACAGACGGGCTGGAGCAGCGTCTTAAAGCGGATTACAACTTCCGGCTGGCGGTCAGCGATGCTGATCTGATTACGATATCAATCGGTGGCAATGATCTGATCAAGGCCGCTAAGGCGGCAGGCACCCGCCCTGGTGATCTGTCACCACTGCTCCAGAAAGCGCTGCGCAATTGCAAACGGAACATCAGCGACATCATGGGCACGTTATCACAGCTCAAGGCAGGTATGCCGAGGCCCTATATCATCCGCATTGTCGGACTCTACAATCCTTATCCGCAAGTCGATGAAGCTACGGACTGGGTCCGGCAATTCAACCGGTATACTTCAGGCTACAGCAGCCGGGTCTGCGGATTTGCCTCCATCTATAGTGAGTTTGCCGGCAACGAGCGCGGCCTGCTGTTTATTGACCATATTCATCCGAATGGGCGAGGCTACCGGGTTATTGCAGACAAATTGGATGGCCTGGGGTATGGCCGTTTGGGGTATTAA
- the clpP gene encoding ATP-dependent Clp endopeptidase proteolytic subunit ClpP — MSYIPMVVEQSNRGERAYDIYSRLLKDRIIFLGTEVNDVVANSIIAQMLFLAAEDPDKDIHLYVNSPGGSITAGMAIFDTMQYIKPDVSTICVGMAASMGAFLLNAGAKGKRFALPNSEIMIHQPLGGAQGQATDIEIRARRILKLRDKLNRILSERTGQPLERIEKDTDRDYFMTAAEAAEYGIVDKVIEKTLPTGV, encoded by the coding sequence GTGAGTTATATCCCTATGGTAGTAGAACAGAGCAATCGCGGCGAGCGCGCTTATGACATCTATTCCCGCCTGCTGAAGGACCGCATCATTTTCCTTGGAACAGAGGTCAATGACGTGGTTGCCAATTCCATCATCGCACAAATGCTATTCCTGGCTGCTGAAGATCCGGATAAGGATATTCACCTGTATGTGAACAGCCCCGGCGGTTCCATCACAGCAGGCATGGCTATATTTGATACAATGCAGTACATTAAACCGGATGTTTCCACTATCTGCGTGGGCATGGCCGCTTCCATGGGAGCTTTCCTGCTGAACGCCGGTGCCAAGGGCAAACGTTTTGCACTGCCAAACAGCGAAATTATGATTCACCAGCCTCTGGGCGGTGCTCAAGGCCAGGCTACGGATATCGAAATCCGTGCCCGCCGCATCCTCAAGCTGCGCGACAAGCTGAACCGCATCCTATCCGAACGTACCGGCCAGCCGCTGGAACGGATCGAGAAGGATACGGACCGCGATTACTTCATGACTGCTGCTGAAGCAGCTGAATATGGTATTGTCGATAAAGTTATCGAGAAGACATTGCCTACAGGCGTATAA
- a CDS encoding sugar-binding transcriptional regulator, giving the protein MRNLLEIQKQLLPDLMETLKRRYTILHQIMLSDIIGRRTLAASLDMTERVLRAETDLLKSQGLIEIESVGMRISDAGRRTLDLLEPIAKSLFGLDDLEEKIRSTYGLNKVIIVPGDCETSPFTKRELGRAGAKAFLGVLRSDDTIAVTGGSTLAEMADQLTLPLSLSYKNAWVVPARGGLGESMEIQANTIASTMAKRIGANYRLLHVPDLLSEDAYQSLGHDSNIGEIVQIIRRSRIIVHGIGDAIEMTRRRKLDETTVSEIQAEGAVAESFGYYFNEAGQVVHTMLTMGLRLEDIIRTEVVVGIAGGKRKAKAIHAMLRFGQEDILVTDEAAAVEIGKEIDKQLQQVL; this is encoded by the coding sequence ATGCGCAATTTATTGGAAATCCAAAAGCAGCTTCTGCCGGATCTCATGGAAACCCTTAAGAGACGTTACACGATTCTACATCAGATCATGCTGTCCGATATTATTGGGCGCAGAACGCTGGCTGCCTCGCTGGATATGACCGAGCGTGTGCTGCGTGCCGAGACGGATCTTCTGAAATCGCAAGGGCTCATTGAGATCGAGAGTGTCGGCATGCGCATTAGCGATGCCGGTCGCAGAACGCTTGACCTGCTGGAGCCGATCGCCAAGAGTCTGTTTGGCCTGGATGATCTGGAAGAGAAGATTCGCTCAACGTATGGTCTTAATAAAGTAATAATTGTGCCCGGTGATTGCGAGACATCGCCGTTCACGAAGCGTGAGCTGGGGCGTGCAGGCGCGAAGGCATTTCTCGGAGTGCTGCGCAGCGACGATACCATTGCCGTAACAGGCGGCTCCACTTTGGCTGAGATGGCCGATCAGCTGACCTTGCCCTTATCCCTTTCCTATAAGAATGCATGGGTTGTCCCTGCACGCGGAGGACTTGGAGAGAGCATGGAAATTCAGGCGAATACGATTGCTTCAACAATGGCTAAGCGGATCGGGGCGAATTACCGTCTGCTGCATGTGCCGGATCTGCTCAGTGAGGATGCTTACCAGTCTCTGGGGCATGACTCGAACATTGGGGAGATCGTGCAAATCATCCGCAGATCGCGTATTATTGTTCATGGAATCGGCGATGCCATTGAAATGACCCGCCGCCGCAAGCTGGATGAGACGACAGTCTCAGAAATCCAGGCAGAAGGCGCGGTTGCCGAATCGTTCGGCTATTATTTTAACGAAGCTGGCCAGGTGGTCCATACCATGCTTACGATGGGGCTCCGTCTAGAGGATATCATCCGCACGGAAGTTGTTGTCGGTATAGCAGGGGGCAAACGCAAGGCCAAAGCAATCCACGCAATGCTGCGATTCGGGCAAGAGGACATTCTTGTTACAGATGAGGCTGCTGCCGTCGAAATCGGCAAAGAAATCGACAAACAGTTGCAGCAAGTTCTATAG
- the gap gene encoding type I glyceraldehyde-3-phosphate dehydrogenase encodes MSVKVGINGFGRIGRLAFRRIQNVEGIEVVAINDLTDAKMLAHLLKYDTTQGKFQGEVEVHDGFFKVNGKDVKVLANRNPEELPWGELGVDIVLECTGFFTTKEAAEKHLKGGAKKVVISAPATGDMKTVVYNVNDDILDGSETVISGASCTTNCLAPMAKVLNDKFGIVEGLMTTIHAYTGDQNTLDAPHAKGDFRRARAAAENIIPNTTGAAKAIGLVIPELKGKLDGAAQRVPVATGSLTELVTVLDKSVTVEEINAAMKEASDPETYGYTEDEIVSSDIKGMTFGSLFDATQTKVLTVGDKQLVKTVAWYDNEMSYTAQLVRTLEKFAKLAQ; translated from the coding sequence ATGAGTGTAAAAGTTGGTATTAACGGTTTTGGACGTATTGGACGCCTTGCATTCCGCCGTATTCAAAATGTAGAAGGTATCGAAGTGGTAGCAATCAACGACCTGACTGACGCTAAGATGCTTGCTCATTTGCTTAAATATGATACAACTCAAGGTAAATTCCAAGGTGAAGTTGAAGTTCATGACGGATTCTTCAAAGTGAACGGCAAAGACGTTAAGGTTCTGGCTAACCGCAACCCTGAAGAACTTCCTTGGGGAGAGCTTGGCGTAGATATCGTTCTGGAGTGCACAGGTTTCTTCACAACTAAAGAAGCTGCTGAAAAACACCTTAAAGGCGGAGCTAAAAAAGTAGTTATCTCTGCTCCAGCTACAGGCGACATGAAAACTGTTGTTTACAACGTAAACGATGACATCCTTGATGGTTCCGAAACAGTTATCTCCGGCGCATCTTGCACAACTAACTGCCTGGCTCCAATGGCAAAAGTCCTGAACGACAAGTTCGGTATCGTTGAAGGCCTGATGACTACTATCCACGCTTACACAGGTGACCAGAATACTCTTGATGCTCCACACGCAAAAGGCGACTTCAGACGTGCCCGCGCTGCTGCTGAGAACATCATCCCTAACACTACCGGTGCTGCAAAAGCAATCGGTCTGGTTATCCCAGAACTGAAAGGTAAACTTGACGGTGCAGCACAACGTGTGCCTGTAGCGACTGGTTCCCTGACTGAGCTGGTAACTGTTCTGGATAAGAGCGTTACTGTTGAAGAAATCAACGCAGCTATGAAAGAAGCTTCCGATCCAGAAACTTACGGCTACACTGAAGATGAAATCGTATCTTCCGACATCAAGGGTATGACTTTCGGTTCCCTGTTTGATGCAACTCAAACTAAAGTTCTGACTGTTGGCGACAAACAACTGGTTAAAACCGTTGCTTGGTATGACAATGAAATGTCCTACACTGCACAACTCGTTCGCACTTTGGAAAAATTCGCTAAACTTGCTCAATAA
- a CDS encoding phosphoglycerate kinase: MNKKSVRDVEVTGKRVFVRVDFNVPVEDGKITDDTRIRETLPTIKYLIENGAKVILASHMGRPKGQFVDSMRLTGAAVRLSELLGKPVAKADEAVGDAVKAQIAELNNGDVLVLENVRFYPGEEKNDPELAKQFAELADLFVNDAFGAAHRAHASTEGIAHFLPAVSGLLMEKELSVLGKALSNPERPFTAIIGGSKVKDKIDVIDNLLNLADNVLIGGGLSYTFTKAQGYEIGNSLVDNDKIDAALGFIEKAEKLGKNFVLPVDVVVADKFGADANTKIVDVTEIPAGWEGLDIGPKTREIYADIIKNSKLVVWNGPMGVFEIDIFAEGTIAVAKACATTEGYTVIGGGDSAAAAEKFHLADQMDHISTGGGASLEFMEGKALPGVEALNDK; this comes from the coding sequence ATGAACAAAAAAAGCGTCCGTGATGTAGAAGTAACAGGCAAACGCGTATTCGTACGCGTCGATTTCAACGTGCCAGTGGAAGACGGTAAGATCACTGATGATACCCGTATCCGCGAAACACTTCCAACGATTAAATACCTGATCGAGAACGGTGCAAAGGTCATTCTGGCCAGCCACATGGGCCGTCCGAAGGGTCAATTCGTTGATTCCATGCGCCTTACTGGTGCTGCTGTTCGTTTGTCCGAGCTGCTCGGCAAACCGGTAGCCAAAGCTGATGAAGCTGTGGGTGATGCAGTGAAAGCGCAAATCGCTGAACTGAACAATGGCGATGTGCTTGTGCTTGAGAATGTCCGTTTCTATCCGGGTGAAGAAAAGAACGATCCTGAACTGGCTAAGCAGTTCGCAGAACTGGCTGACCTGTTCGTCAACGATGCATTCGGCGCGGCACACCGTGCACATGCTTCGACTGAAGGTATCGCTCACTTCCTGCCGGCTGTATCCGGTCTGCTGATGGAGAAAGAATTGTCCGTACTGGGCAAAGCTCTTTCGAACCCTGAGCGTCCTTTCACTGCCATCATCGGCGGTTCCAAGGTTAAGGACAAAATCGACGTTATCGACAACCTCTTGAACCTGGCTGACAATGTTCTGATCGGCGGCGGCCTTTCCTATACATTCACCAAAGCTCAAGGTTATGAAATCGGCAACTCGCTGGTAGACAACGACAAAATTGATGCTGCTCTCGGATTCATTGAGAAAGCTGAAAAATTGGGCAAAAACTTCGTGCTTCCGGTTGACGTTGTAGTTGCTGACAAGTTCGGCGCTGATGCCAACACCAAAATTGTAGATGTAACTGAAATTCCTGCAGGCTGGGAAGGTCTGGACATCGGTCCTAAGACTCGTGAAATCTATGCTGATATTATCAAAAACTCCAAGCTGGTTGTCTGGAACGGTCCTATGGGCGTGTTCGAAATCGACATCTTTGCTGAAGGTACAATTGCCGTAGCGAAGGCTTGCGCAACAACTGAGGGTTATACTGTGATCGGCGGCGGAGATTCCGCAGCTGCAGCTGAGAAATTCCACCTGGCTGACCAAATGGATCACATCTCCACAGGCGGCGGTGCATCCCTGGAGTTCATGGAAGGTAAGGCACTTCCTGGCGTAGAGGCACTGAACGACAAGTAA
- the tpiA gene encoding triose-phosphate isomerase, whose product MSRTPIIAGNWKMFKTVPEAEGFIAEIKGQAEVEGVETVICAPFTNLPALVAAVKGTSIKIGAQNLHFEDNGAYTGEISGVMLKDLGVDYVIIGHSERRAYFGETDEIVNKKMHAAFRHGITPIVCVGEKLEEREADQTKDVCKVQTEAAFAGLSAEQAAQVVIAYEPIWAIGTGKSSTSQDANEVIAYIRTLVKGLYDEATAEAVRIQYGGSVKPENVTEYMSQSDIDGALVGGASLQPASFVSLVEGAK is encoded by the coding sequence ATGAGCAGAACACCTATTATTGCGGGCAACTGGAAAATGTTCAAAACCGTTCCGGAAGCCGAAGGTTTCATCGCTGAAATTAAAGGCCAAGCAGAAGTAGAAGGCGTTGAAACTGTCATCTGCGCTCCTTTTACTAACCTGCCTGCTCTGGTTGCAGCGGTTAAAGGAACAAGCATCAAAATCGGTGCACAGAACCTGCACTTCGAAGATAACGGCGCTTATACAGGCGAGATCAGCGGCGTAATGCTGAAGGATCTTGGTGTAGACTACGTGATCATCGGCCACTCCGAGCGTCGTGCTTATTTCGGCGAAACGGATGAAATTGTGAACAAAAAAATGCATGCGGCTTTCCGCCACGGCATTACTCCTATCGTATGTGTCGGCGAAAAGCTCGAAGAGCGTGAAGCTGACCAGACTAAGGATGTTTGCAAAGTTCAAACCGAAGCGGCATTTGCCGGTCTGAGTGCTGAACAAGCAGCTCAAGTGGTTATTGCTTATGAGCCTATCTGGGCTATCGGAACAGGTAAATCCTCTACTTCCCAGGATGCCAACGAAGTTATTGCTTACATCCGTACCCTTGTAAAAGGCCTGTACGATGAAGCAACAGCTGAAGCTGTACGCATTCAATACGGCGGCAGTGTGAAGCCTGAGAACGTAACGGAGTACATGAGTCAAAGCGACATCGACGGCGCTCTTGTCGGCGGTGCCAGCCTGCAGCCTGCTTCCTTCGTTTCACTCGTTGAGGGGGCGAAATAA
- the gpmI gene encoding 2,3-bisphosphoglycerate-independent phosphoglycerate mutase, with the protein MSAPRPVALIIMDGFGLRNTAEGNAVAQANKPNYDRYLKQYPNTTLTACGEAVGLPEGQMGNSEVGHLNIGAGRIVYQDLTRIDKSIRDGEFFENETLVAAVRSAKSTGKKLHLYALVSDGGVHSHINHLFAMLDLAKKEDMHEVYIHAFMDGRDVPPDSGQKFVQDLIAKIEEVGVGKIATVSGRYFAMDRDKRWERVEKAYRAMVYGEGPKYTDALQAITGSYQNSVYDEFVEPSVIVDSNDKPVAVVESGDSVVFLNFRPDRAIQLSQVFTNSDFRGFDRGPLFPQGLHFVCLTTFSETVQGYVAYSPKNLDNTLGEVLVQNNKKQLRIAETEKYPHVTFFFSGGRDEELPGETRILINSPKVATYDLQPEMSAYEVAAACVAEIEADRQDAIILNFANPDMVGHSGMLEPTIKAVEVTDECVGKVVDAVVAKGGVAIIIADHGNADMVFDENGRPFTAHTTNPVPFIVTTENVVLRESGILADVAPTILDLMGLPQPAEMTGQSMIASRK; encoded by the coding sequence ATGTCAGCTCCAAGACCTGTAGCATTAATCATCATGGACGGTTTCGGATTGCGGAATACAGCTGAAGGCAACGCGGTTGCCCAGGCTAATAAGCCCAACTATGACCGTTACCTGAAACAATATCCGAACACTACACTTACCGCTTGCGGCGAAGCTGTAGGTCTGCCTGAAGGACAAATGGGCAACTCGGAAGTGGGTCACCTTAACATCGGTGCAGGCCGGATCGTATACCAGGATCTGACCCGTATCGATAAGTCGATCCGTGACGGGGAATTCTTCGAGAACGAAACGCTGGTTGCTGCTGTAAGAAGCGCTAAGTCCACCGGCAAAAAGCTTCACCTGTATGCACTGGTCTCCGACGGAGGCGTACACAGTCATATTAATCACCTGTTTGCTATGCTGGATCTGGCTAAGAAAGAAGATATGCACGAAGTGTATATCCATGCTTTCATGGACGGACGCGACGTACCTCCTGACAGCGGACAAAAGTTCGTTCAGGATCTCATCGCGAAGATTGAAGAGGTTGGTGTAGGTAAAATTGCTACAGTATCCGGACGTTACTTCGCGATGGACCGTGACAAGCGCTGGGAACGTGTAGAGAAGGCTTACCGTGCTATGGTATATGGCGAAGGCCCTAAATATACCGATGCTCTGCAGGCGATCACTGGATCTTACCAGAATTCGGTATATGATGAATTCGTTGAGCCTAGTGTTATCGTGGACAGCAATGATAAGCCGGTAGCGGTAGTGGAAAGCGGCGACTCCGTCGTGTTCCTGAACTTCCGTCCTGACCGTGCGATTCAGCTGTCGCAGGTATTCACCAACTCCGATTTCCGCGGTTTCGACCGTGGTCCTTTGTTCCCGCAGGGTCTGCACTTCGTTTGTCTGACTACGTTCAGCGAAACGGTGCAAGGCTATGTGGCGTACTCGCCAAAGAACCTGGATAATACCCTGGGTGAAGTGCTTGTACAGAACAACAAGAAGCAGCTGCGTATCGCGGAAACTGAAAAGTACCCGCACGTAACCTTCTTCTTCAGCGGCGGACGCGATGAAGAGCTTCCTGGCGAAACCCGCATTCTGATCAACTCGCCAAAAGTAGCAACCTATGATCTGCAGCCTGAGATGAGCGCATACGAAGTGGCGGCGGCCTGCGTAGCGGAAATCGAAGCGGACAGACAAGATGCAATCATCCTTAACTTTGCGAACCCTGATATGGTTGGACACTCCGGTATGCTGGAACCTACCATCAAGGCCGTTGAAGTAACGGATGAATGTGTAGGCAAAGTTGTGGATGCAGTTGTTGCCAAAGGCGGCGTGGCGATCATCATTGCCGACCATGGTAATGCGGATATGGTCTTTGACGAGAACGGTCGTCCGTTCACGGCTCATACCACGAATCCGGTTCCTTTCATCGTAACGACTGAGAATGTTGTTCTGCGCGAATCCGGTATCCTTGCCGATGTGGCACCGACGATCCTGGACCTGATGGGACTTCCGCAGCCTGCGGAAATGACCGGACAATCCATGATTGCCAGCCGTAAATAA
- the eno gene encoding phosphopyruvate hydratase, whose product MTIISDVYAREVLDSRGNPTVEVDVYLESGAKGRAIVPSGASTGAHEAVELRDGDKSRYLGKGVLKAVENVNEIIAPEVIGMDALDQVGIDKLMITLDGTPNKGKLGANAILAVSMAVARAAAAALDIPLYVYLGGFNAKTLPVPMMNIINGGEHADNNIDVQEFMVLPVGASSFKEALRTGAEIFHNLKSVLQSKGLNTAVGDEGGFAPNLGSNEEAITTIIEAIEKAGYKPGVDVFLGMDVASTEFYKDGKYTLAGEGKSYTSAEYVDLLASWVEKYPIITIEDGMSEDDWDGWKLLTEKLGDKVQLVGDDLFVTNTERLATGIEKGIGNSILVKVNQIGTLTETFDAIEMAKRAGYTAVISHRSGESEDSTIADIAVATNAGQIKTGAPSRTDRVAKYNQLLRIEDELGELAQYNGLKSFYNLKR is encoded by the coding sequence ATGACTATTATTTCTGATGTATACGCACGCGAAGTCCTTGACTCCCGCGGTAACCCTACTGTAGAGGTTGATGTTTATCTGGAATCCGGCGCTAAAGGCCGCGCTATCGTTCCTTCCGGCGCTTCCACAGGCGCTCATGAAGCTGTAGAGCTTCGTGATGGCGACAAATCCCGTTACCTGGGCAAAGGCGTTCTGAAAGCTGTTGAGAACGTAAACGAAATTATCGCTCCAGAAGTAATCGGTATGGACGCTCTTGACCAAGTGGGCATCGACAAATTGATGATCACTTTGGACGGAACTCCTAACAAAGGCAAGCTGGGCGCTAATGCAATCCTGGCTGTATCCATGGCCGTAGCTCGTGCAGCTGCAGCAGCTCTGGATATTCCTTTGTACGTATACCTGGGCGGATTCAATGCTAAAACTCTTCCAGTACCAATGATGAACATCATCAACGGTGGTGAGCATGCTGACAACAACATCGACGTTCAAGAGTTCATGGTTCTTCCTGTTGGCGCTTCAAGCTTCAAAGAAGCTCTTCGTACAGGTGCAGAAATCTTCCACAACCTGAAATCCGTACTGCAATCCAAAGGCCTCAACACAGCTGTAGGTGACGAAGGCGGTTTCGCACCGAACCTTGGTTCGAATGAAGAAGCAATCACTACAATCATCGAAGCTATCGAAAAAGCAGGTTACAAACCAGGTGTTGACGTATTCCTGGGTATGGACGTTGCTTCCACCGAGTTCTACAAAGACGGTAAATACACACTTGCTGGCGAAGGTAAATCTTACACTTCCGCTGAGTATGTTGACCTTCTTGCTTCATGGGTTGAGAAGTACCCAATCATCACTATCGAAGACGGTATGTCCGAAGACGACTGGGATGGCTGGAAATTGCTTACTGAAAAATTGGGCGACAAAGTTCAATTGGTTGGTGACGACTTGTTCGTTACAAACACTGAGCGCCTTGCAACAGGTATCGAAAAAGGTATCGGTAACTCCATCTTGGTTAAGGTTAACCAAATTGGTACATTGACTGAAACTTTCGATGCTATCGAAATGGCTAAACGTGCTGGTTACACAGCAGTTATCTCCCACCGTTCCGGTGAGTCCGAAGACAGCACAATCGCTGACATCGCTGTAGCTACCAATGCTGGCCAGATCAAAACTGGTGCTCCTTCCCGTACAGACCGTGTTGCTAAATACAACCAATTGCTTCGCATCGAAGACGAACTGGGTGAATTGGCTCAATACAACGGCCTGAAATCCTTCTACAACCTCAAAAGATAA
- the secG gene encoding preprotein translocase subunit SecG, producing the protein MDIFLKVLLLIFSVGLIAVVLLQKGKSAGLSGAISGGAEHLFGKTKARGMELVLQRVTVGLAAGFFIMSIIVAIVID; encoded by the coding sequence ATGGATATCTTTTTGAAAGTATTGCTCCTGATTTTTTCCGTCGGTCTGATTGCGGTCGTTCTTCTGCAAAAGGGGAAAAGCGCAGGTCTTTCCGGTGCCATCTCCGGCGGTGCTGAGCATCTCTTTGGTAAAACTAAAGCACGCGGTATGGAACTCGTACTGCAGCGTGTAACAGTTGGATTGGCGGCTGGATTCTTCATTATGTCAATCATTGTTGCTATCGTCATTGACTAA